From the Burkholderia mayonis genome, one window contains:
- a CDS encoding porin — protein sequence MKKLALSTLSLALLGAAGAAQAQSSVTLYGVIDTSITYVHGNDGQANNAWMMGSGNLQGSRWGLKGTEDLGNGLKAIFQLENGFNSANGELGQGSRMFGRQAFVGLQSDQYGTLTLGRQYDPLVDLVQPVTADNYFGSLFATPGDVDNNDNSLRVNNTVKYTSPVFAGLQFEALYGFSGIAGSPGTGQTWSAAAAYNNGPLGVAAGYFHTSNSAPLSAAGIRTGWGGSSDAIFDGSNNSLFLNNGYATAKSIGIAQVGAQYVIGPVTFGLGYSNAQYKSDNASAFGSTEKYNTGRGFVTYQATSALLLGLGYIYTKSSGDSNAKYHQVSLGADYSLSKRTDVYLAGAYQHASGTQAGGGEAQASVGSYGIGGTKSQEIVALGLRHKF from the coding sequence ATGAAGAAACTTGCTCTGTCTACCCTCTCGCTCGCCCTGCTGGGCGCAGCCGGCGCAGCTCAGGCTCAAAGCAGCGTCACGCTGTATGGCGTGATTGATACGTCGATCACTTATGTCCACGGCAACGACGGCCAGGCCAACAACGCCTGGATGATGGGCAGCGGCAACCTGCAAGGCAGCCGCTGGGGCCTGAAGGGCACCGAAGATCTGGGCAACGGCCTGAAGGCGATCTTCCAACTCGAAAACGGCTTCAATTCGGCCAACGGCGAACTCGGCCAAGGCAGCCGCATGTTCGGTCGTCAGGCGTTCGTCGGCCTGCAAAGCGATCAATACGGCACGCTGACGCTCGGCCGCCAGTACGATCCGCTCGTCGACCTGGTTCAACCGGTCACAGCAGACAACTACTTCGGCAGCCTGTTCGCCACCCCGGGCGATGTCGACAACAACGACAACAGCCTGCGCGTGAACAACACGGTCAAGTACACGTCGCCCGTGTTCGCCGGCCTCCAGTTCGAAGCCCTGTACGGCTTCAGCGGCATCGCGGGCTCACCGGGCACCGGCCAGACGTGGTCGGCCGCTGCTGCATACAACAACGGCCCGCTCGGCGTCGCAGCCGGCTACTTCCATACGTCGAACTCGGCACCGCTCAGCGCCGCCGGCATTCGTACGGGCTGGGGTGGCTCGTCCGACGCGATCTTCGACGGTTCGAACAACTCGCTGTTCCTGAACAACGGCTACGCGACGGCCAAATCGATCGGCATCGCTCAAGTCGGCGCTCAATACGTGATCGGTCCGGTCACGTTCGGCCTCGGCTACAGCAATGCGCAATACAAGTCGGACAACGCTTCGGCGTTCGGCTCGACCGAGAAGTACAACACGGGTCGCGGCTTCGTCACGTACCAGGCGACGTCGGCACTGCTGCTGGGCCTCGGCTACATCTACACGAAGTCGAGCGGCGATTCGAACGCGAAGTACCACCAGGTTTCGCTGGGTGCGGACTACTCGCTGTCGAAGCGTACCGATGTCTATCTGGCTGGCGCGTACCAGCACGCAAGCGGCACGCAAGCCGGCGGCGGCGAAGCACAGGCGTCGGTCGGCTCGTACGGCATCGGCGGCACGAAGTCGCAAGAAATCGTCGCTCTGGGCCTGCGCCACAAGTTCTAA
- a CDS encoding YihY/virulence factor BrkB family protein has translation MKSLIPQQPHKLVRHNVNWAVNAFKRFSTDRCSAMAASIAFYSAFSLAPMLVMVIAVAGWFFGADAARGEVFSHVHELIGNEAAAGVQTIVENAHRSGSRGGIAALISFAMLAVGASATFASLNTALSVIWPAAGTRASSVLGLVRVRLVSFGLVLGVAFLLIVSLVLDTAITFIGRWLWGNSPYVVIGNLLQFSIGIAVLAFAFGTLMKFLPDARVSIRDAMTGGIVSAVLFSAGKKLFALYLAHAGTASAFGAAGSFAVLLMWLYFSAAVLLLGAEFAAARGAAHAADDAAAAADAEAHADTAAAAAEAEAAAVRRGPRD, from the coding sequence ATGAAATCACTGATCCCGCAGCAACCGCACAAGCTCGTCCGTCATAACGTCAACTGGGCGGTGAACGCGTTCAAGCGCTTCTCCACCGACCGCTGCTCCGCGATGGCGGCGAGCATCGCGTTCTATTCGGCGTTCTCGCTCGCGCCGATGCTCGTGATGGTGATCGCGGTCGCCGGGTGGTTCTTCGGCGCCGACGCCGCGCGCGGCGAGGTGTTCAGTCACGTCCACGAATTGATCGGCAACGAGGCGGCGGCCGGCGTGCAGACGATCGTCGAGAACGCACACCGCAGCGGCAGTCGCGGCGGCATCGCGGCGCTGATCTCGTTCGCGATGCTCGCGGTCGGCGCATCGGCGACGTTCGCATCGCTCAACACGGCGCTCAGCGTGATCTGGCCTGCGGCCGGGACGCGCGCATCGTCCGTGCTCGGCCTCGTGCGGGTGCGGCTCGTCTCGTTCGGACTCGTGCTCGGCGTCGCGTTCCTGCTGATCGTGTCGCTGGTGCTGGACACCGCGATCACGTTCATCGGCCGCTGGCTGTGGGGCAACTCGCCCTATGTCGTGATCGGCAACCTGCTGCAGTTCTCGATCGGCATCGCGGTGCTCGCGTTCGCGTTCGGCACGTTGATGAAGTTCCTGCCGGACGCGCGCGTGTCGATCCGCGACGCGATGACGGGCGGCATCGTCTCCGCCGTGCTGTTCTCGGCGGGCAAGAAGCTCTTCGCGCTGTACCTCGCGCACGCGGGCACCGCGAGCGCGTTCGGCGCCGCGGGATCGTTCGCGGTGCTGCTGATGTGGCTGTACTTTTCGGCCGCAGTGCTGCTGCTCGGCGCGGAATTCGCGGCGGCGCGCGGCGCCGCGCACGCGGCGGACGACGCCGCTGCCGCTGCCGACGCCGAAGCCCACGCCGATACCGCTGCCGCTGCTGCCGAAGCCGAAGCCGCGGCGGTACGTCGCGGCCCGCGCGATTGA
- a CDS encoding oligosaccharide flippase family protein, with protein MDKGILKNVAINFFGLILPTFVSLVTVPAYIKALGVERYGVVSLVWTLIGYFGILDLGMSMAAQNHISKALASGDAKESARVFWSAFWLNLATGIAGGLLIYFGAFMYTAYFTKLSAELQHEVYLALPWLALAIPLANVSWVFAGAINGAERFGVFNTNQTIGTFLFQLMPLFAAWLVAPTLQVVLAAAVGARFIAAVMLGSASMKVLGIRKIEPPQLGTAKGLFNFGGWMLIASTTSMIADTLDRVMLGAGLGAKYVTYYTVPQNLVTRLNMLPNALVRTLFPRLSAVGRDHADTLVKQSLEFLNGVFTPVAIVAVFALGPFLTLWIGRDLAELSAPVGRVLVISVWLVGQASVTRILIQSQVNPARAAAAGLVQMPFFVGALWVGIHHFGLIGAAVVVAARALVDYGVLLYLSAIRMRAIALDMFAHLAFLLASLYFAHALPGGLAAAVAGCAVAVALNVGWSITMTPGMRALARSVLVRLNPRKSV; from the coding sequence ATGGATAAAGGCATTCTGAAGAACGTCGCGATCAATTTCTTCGGCCTGATCCTGCCGACTTTCGTGTCGCTCGTGACGGTGCCCGCGTACATCAAGGCGCTCGGCGTCGAGCGCTACGGCGTCGTGAGCCTCGTGTGGACGCTGATCGGCTATTTCGGAATCCTCGATCTCGGCATGAGCATGGCCGCGCAGAACCACATCTCGAAGGCGCTCGCGAGCGGCGACGCGAAAGAGAGCGCGCGCGTGTTCTGGAGCGCGTTCTGGCTGAACCTCGCGACCGGGATCGCGGGCGGGCTCCTGATCTACTTCGGCGCGTTCATGTACACCGCGTACTTCACGAAGCTGTCGGCCGAACTGCAGCACGAGGTGTATCTCGCGCTGCCGTGGCTCGCGCTCGCGATTCCGCTCGCGAACGTGTCGTGGGTGTTCGCCGGCGCGATCAACGGCGCCGAGCGTTTCGGCGTGTTCAACACGAACCAGACGATCGGCACCTTCCTGTTCCAGCTCATGCCGCTGTTCGCCGCGTGGCTCGTCGCGCCGACGCTGCAGGTCGTGCTCGCCGCCGCGGTCGGCGCGCGCTTCATCGCCGCGGTGATGCTCGGCTCGGCGAGCATGAAGGTGCTCGGCATCCGCAAGATCGAGCCGCCGCAGCTCGGCACCGCGAAGGGACTCTTCAACTTCGGCGGCTGGATGCTGATCGCGAGCACGACGAGCATGATCGCCGACACGCTCGATCGCGTGATGCTGGGCGCGGGGCTCGGCGCGAAGTACGTCACGTATTACACGGTGCCGCAGAACCTCGTCACGCGCCTGAACATGCTGCCGAACGCGCTCGTGCGCACGCTGTTTCCGCGGCTGTCGGCGGTCGGCCGCGATCACGCGGACACGCTCGTCAAGCAGTCGCTCGAATTCCTGAACGGCGTGTTCACGCCGGTCGCGATCGTCGCGGTCTTCGCGCTCGGGCCGTTCCTCACGCTGTGGATCGGCCGGGATCTCGCCGAGCTGTCGGCGCCCGTCGGCCGCGTGCTCGTGATCAGCGTGTGGCTCGTCGGACAGGCAAGCGTCACGCGCATCCTGATCCAGTCGCAGGTCAACCCGGCGCGCGCCGCCGCCGCGGGCCTCGTGCAGATGCCGTTCTTCGTCGGCGCGCTGTGGGTCGGCATCCACCATTTCGGGCTGATCGGCGCGGCGGTCGTCGTCGCCGCGCGCGCGCTCGTCGATTACGGCGTGCTGCTGTATCTGTCCGCGATCCGGATGCGCGCGATCGCGCTCGACATGTTCGCGCACCTCGCATTCCTGCTTGCGAGCCTTTACTTCGCGCACGCGCTGCCCGGCGGCCTCGCCGCCGCGGTCGCCGGGTGCGCGGTCGCGGTCGCGTTGAATGTCGGCTGGTCGATCACGATGACGCCCGGCATGCGCGCGCTCGCGCGCAGCGTGCTCGTGCGCCTGAACCCGAGGAAGAGCGTATGA
- a CDS encoding DUF7661 family protein, translating into MTTHRFDVFGRQILIERMQDRWVPFYPGTDGKRRPAHFVIPDFLEADELSQYLGDLFHESATPDNGDVRRLDLPEPD; encoded by the coding sequence ATGACAACACACCGGTTCGACGTGTTCGGCAGGCAAATCCTGATCGAGCGCATGCAGGATCGCTGGGTGCCGTTTTATCCCGGCACGGACGGCAAGCGCCGTCCCGCGCATTTCGTCATTCCCGATTTCCTCGAAGCCGACGAGCTGAGCCAGTATCTCGGCGACCTGTTTCACGAAAGCGCGACGCCCGACAACGGCGACGTTCGCCGTCTCGATCTTCCGGAGCCCGATTGA
- a CDS encoding acyltransferase family protein, producing MNASSVTLGARPPATDHKEHLIDALRGFAALLVAYFHCRQVVWVGMQNFHRTYGHSLDPSVIVGYLTFPFAWGSAGVPIFFVISGYCIHRSAALKLAADPAYRLNAPNFWARRFARIYPVLLAALVATLAFDSISLQLEPVSHKIRDIGLTPFAVNLLSLQGVAGYTYGSNGALWTLSLEVQFYAIYPLLFAARRRFGMLPVVVAIALVNVASAWLLERHDLQFFTSYWLSWTVGAWIADVRAQRDAHVAPAPSRLWYVAAAIGVALGCVAFHFGQYGAFQLWAAGFACYLYAALARPVSACAPMRVLSWFGDFSYSLYLIHLPFFVCVASVLYRSGLQLSIWPSFAFIAAVVPVAYLFYRMFELPAMRWSASLKPKRAIAAAAQQRMPV from the coding sequence ATGAATGCTTCGAGCGTGACGTTGGGCGCGCGGCCGCCCGCCACCGACCACAAGGAACACCTGATCGACGCGCTGCGCGGCTTCGCCGCGCTGCTCGTCGCGTACTTTCACTGCCGGCAGGTCGTGTGGGTCGGGATGCAGAACTTCCATCGGACCTACGGCCATTCGCTCGATCCGAGCGTGATCGTCGGCTATCTGACGTTTCCGTTCGCGTGGGGCTCGGCCGGCGTGCCCATCTTCTTCGTGATCAGCGGCTATTGCATCCACCGCAGCGCGGCGCTCAAGCTCGCCGCCGATCCGGCGTACCGGCTCAACGCGCCGAACTTCTGGGCGCGCCGCTTCGCCCGCATCTATCCGGTGCTGCTCGCCGCGCTCGTCGCGACGCTCGCGTTCGACTCGATCAGCCTGCAGCTCGAGCCCGTCAGCCACAAGATCCGCGACATCGGGCTCACGCCGTTCGCCGTCAACCTGCTGTCGCTGCAGGGCGTCGCGGGGTACACGTACGGGTCGAACGGCGCGCTGTGGACTCTGTCGCTCGAAGTGCAGTTCTACGCGATCTACCCGCTCCTCTTCGCGGCGCGCCGCCGCTTCGGGATGCTGCCCGTCGTCGTCGCGATCGCACTCGTCAACGTCGCGTCGGCCTGGCTGCTCGAGCGGCACGATCTGCAGTTCTTCACGTCGTACTGGCTGTCGTGGACGGTCGGCGCGTGGATCGCCGACGTCCGCGCACAGCGCGACGCGCACGTCGCGCCGGCCCCGTCGCGGCTCTGGTACGTGGCCGCGGCGATCGGCGTCGCGCTCGGCTGCGTCGCGTTCCACTTCGGCCAATACGGCGCGTTCCAGCTATGGGCGGCCGGCTTCGCGTGCTATCTGTACGCGGCGCTCGCGCGGCCCGTGTCGGCCTGCGCGCCGATGCGGGTGCTGTCGTGGTTCGGCGATTTCAGCTACTCGCTTTACCTGATCCATCTTCCGTTCTTCGTGTGCGTCGCGTCGGTGCTGTACCGCTCCGGGCTGCAGTTGTCGATCTGGCCGTCGTTCGCGTTCATCGCGGCCGTCGTGCCCGTCGCGTATCTGTTCTACCGGATGTTCGAGCTGCCGGCGATGCGCTGGTCGGCAAGCCTCAAGCCGAAGCGGGCCATCGCAGCGGCCGCGCAGCAGCGGATGCCCGTCTGA
- a CDS encoding glycosyltransferase family 4 protein, with the protein MNRDLAEHPLQRAATFQDVERDARVADAPPLPQRARDAARPLRVAIVHDWLVTYAGAERVLEQIVACFPDADLFSLVDFVDDRTFLRGKPVTTSFIQKLPYARTKYRSYLPLMPLAIEQLDVSAYDLVISSSHAVAKGILTGPDQVHVSYVHSPIRYAWDLQHQYLEQSQLTRGVKSAVARLILHYIRNWDVRTSNSVDRFVANSAFIARRIHKVYQRDAAVVFPPVDVDAFTLSTHKEDFYLTASRMVPYKKIDLIVEAFAQMPERRLVVIGDGPDMRKIRAKAAPNVEIMGYQPFSVLQDRMRRAKAFVFAAEEDFGISVVEAQACGTPVIAFGKGGALETVRDAASHERPTGVFFDEQSARAIVEAVDDFERAPDRFEPEDCRANAERFSAAHFRRRFVAQIDALLPNAQARAMRAGAAQPASGMSLAASGLKALVLDQSGVLGGAELSLLEIMKHLRDSADVVLFDDGPFRAALDEAGVRVDVVGQRALAGVHKQGGVSLRAAGSLLALVRDVARRARDADVIYANTQRAMVVGALAGRLARKPVVWHLRDIVSEAHFGSKQRLAIKHCARLGVTRVIANSDASAQAFLALTDFDRRAVQVVFNGISAEPFVALEPVRQAALRMRFGLPADAWIVASFSRLAHWKGQHVLLEAARLYPDMHVALVGAPLFGEDEYAAELRGHVALHGLGERVHFLGFQRDVAACMKAVDVVAHTSITPEPFGRVIVEGMLAKRPVVAARAGGVVEIIDDDVNGLLCEPGDAHALADALAALRTDAVLYERLVANGYDTAVSRFGTQTYVEQVERILVGTARRR; encoded by the coding sequence ATGAATCGCGATCTTGCAGAACACCCGTTGCAGCGCGCCGCGACGTTTCAGGACGTCGAGCGCGACGCGCGCGTCGCCGATGCGCCGCCGCTTCCGCAGCGTGCGCGCGACGCGGCGCGGCCGCTGCGCGTTGCGATCGTCCACGACTGGCTCGTCACCTATGCGGGCGCCGAGCGCGTGCTCGAGCAGATCGTCGCGTGCTTTCCGGACGCGGATCTGTTCAGCCTCGTCGATTTCGTCGACGATCGCACGTTCCTGCGCGGCAAGCCGGTCACGACGTCGTTCATCCAGAAGCTGCCGTACGCGCGCACGAAGTACCGCAGCTATCTGCCGCTGATGCCGCTCGCGATCGAGCAGCTCGACGTGTCCGCGTACGATCTCGTCATTTCGAGCAGCCACGCGGTCGCGAAGGGCATTCTCACCGGGCCGGACCAGGTACACGTCAGCTACGTGCATTCGCCGATCCGCTACGCGTGGGATCTCCAGCATCAGTACCTCGAACAATCGCAGTTGACGCGCGGTGTCAAATCGGCGGTCGCGCGGCTGATCCTGCATTACATCCGCAATTGGGACGTGCGCACGTCGAACTCGGTCGACCGCTTCGTCGCGAACTCGGCGTTCATCGCGCGGCGCATCCACAAGGTCTATCAGCGCGACGCCGCGGTCGTGTTTCCGCCCGTCGACGTCGACGCGTTCACGCTGTCGACGCACAAGGAAGACTTCTACCTGACCGCGTCGCGGATGGTGCCGTACAAGAAGATCGACCTGATCGTCGAAGCGTTCGCGCAGATGCCCGAGCGGCGGCTCGTCGTGATCGGCGACGGCCCGGACATGCGGAAGATCCGCGCGAAGGCCGCGCCGAACGTCGAGATCATGGGCTATCAGCCGTTCTCGGTGCTGCAGGACCGGATGCGCCGCGCGAAGGCGTTCGTGTTCGCGGCGGAGGAGGATTTCGGGATTTCGGTCGTCGAGGCGCAGGCGTGCGGCACGCCCGTCATCGCGTTCGGCAAGGGCGGCGCGCTCGAGACGGTGCGCGACGCGGCGTCGCACGAGCGGCCGACCGGCGTGTTCTTCGACGAGCAGAGCGCGCGCGCGATCGTCGAAGCGGTCGACGACTTCGAGCGCGCGCCGGACCGCTTCGAGCCAGAGGACTGCCGCGCGAACGCCGAGCGGTTTTCCGCCGCGCATTTCCGGCGGCGCTTCGTCGCGCAGATCGATGCGCTGCTGCCGAACGCGCAGGCGCGCGCGATGCGCGCGGGCGCCGCGCAGCCGGCCAGCGGCATGTCGCTCGCGGCGAGCGGCCTGAAGGCGCTCGTGCTCGACCAGAGCGGCGTGCTGGGCGGCGCCGAGCTGTCGCTGCTCGAAATCATGAAGCATCTGCGCGATTCGGCCGACGTCGTGCTGTTCGACGACGGTCCGTTCCGCGCGGCGCTCGACGAAGCGGGCGTGCGTGTCGACGTCGTCGGCCAGCGCGCACTCGCGGGCGTTCACAAGCAGGGCGGCGTGTCGCTGCGCGCGGCGGGCAGCCTGCTCGCGCTCGTGCGCGACGTCGCGCGCCGCGCGCGCGACGCCGACGTGATCTACGCGAATACGCAGCGCGCGATGGTGGTCGGCGCGCTCGCCGGGCGGCTCGCGCGCAAGCCGGTCGTCTGGCATCTGCGCGACATCGTCAGCGAAGCGCATTTCGGTTCGAAGCAGCGGCTCGCGATCAAGCATTGCGCGCGGCTCGGCGTCACGCGCGTGATCGCGAACTCGGACGCGTCCGCGCAGGCGTTCCTCGCGCTGACGGACTTCGACCGCCGCGCGGTGCAGGTCGTCTTCAACGGAATCTCGGCCGAGCCGTTCGTCGCGCTGGAACCGGTCCGCCAGGCCGCGCTGCGCATGCGCTTCGGCTTGCCGGCCGACGCGTGGATCGTCGCCTCGTTCAGCCGGCTCGCGCACTGGAAGGGGCAGCACGTGCTGCTCGAGGCGGCGCGGCTCTATCCGGACATGCACGTCGCGCTCGTCGGCGCGCCGCTCTTCGGCGAGGACGAATACGCGGCCGAACTGCGCGGCCACGTCGCGCTGCACGGGCTCGGCGAGCGTGTGCATTTCCTCGGCTTCCAGCGCGACGTCGCCGCGTGCATGAAGGCGGTCGACGTCGTCGCGCACACGTCGATCACGCCGGAGCCGTTCGGCCGCGTGATCGTCGAAGGGATGCTCGCGAAGCGGCCGGTCGTCGCGGCGCGCGCGGGCGGCGTCGTCGAGATCATCGACGACGACGTGAACGGCCTCCTCTGCGAACCCGGCGACGCCCACGCGCTCGCCGACGCGCTCGCCGCGCTGCGGACCGACGCGGTCCTGTACGAGCGGCTCGTCGCGAATGGCTACGACACCGCGGTGAGCCGCTTCGGCACGCAGACTTACGTCGAGCAGGTCGAGCGGATTCTCGTCGGGACCGCGCGGCGGCGGTGA
- a CDS encoding acyltransferase family protein, giving the protein MTRDTLVAPPAHAGRIVQLDGLRAFAVLAVFFQHALKAPLWIGVDLFFVLSGLLITGILLERKARGQSYFGYFYARRVRRILPPYLLLLVVSSILFGVEWAKHWPWYAFFSTNIGLSLGGIGHESLNVLWSLAVEEQFYIFWPFVVLLIPERALAWVAAALIVAAPLLRAVATPWFDSFWPIYYLTPFRMDLLAAGALLAVALRRDRRALEPYYGAAIALACAALAALAWLHLSYPRFRAANTPLSNATLYSISLVLCTSIVVIALRGRGLVQRVLTNPALVYIGTVSYTIYLVHLSVLYALWPLHLNRYPTAALAFGITLAYATASWYGFEQRLTRGAPRQALAGAARASA; this is encoded by the coding sequence ATGACTCGCGATACGCTCGTTGCCCCGCCCGCCCATGCCGGCCGCATCGTCCAGCTCGACGGCCTGCGTGCGTTCGCCGTGCTCGCCGTGTTCTTCCAGCATGCGCTGAAGGCCCCGCTGTGGATCGGCGTCGATCTCTTCTTCGTCCTGAGCGGCCTGCTCATCACCGGCATCCTGCTCGAACGCAAGGCGCGCGGCCAGTCGTACTTCGGCTACTTCTACGCGCGCCGGGTGCGCCGCATCCTGCCGCCGTATCTGCTGCTGCTCGTCGTCTCGTCGATCCTGTTCGGCGTCGAATGGGCAAAACACTGGCCGTGGTACGCGTTCTTCTCGACGAACATCGGGCTGTCGCTCGGCGGCATCGGGCACGAGAGCCTGAACGTGCTGTGGTCGCTCGCCGTCGAGGAGCAGTTCTACATCTTCTGGCCGTTCGTCGTGCTGCTCATCCCCGAGCGCGCGCTCGCGTGGGTCGCGGCCGCGCTGATCGTCGCGGCGCCGCTGCTGCGCGCGGTCGCCACGCCGTGGTTCGATTCGTTCTGGCCGATCTACTACCTGACGCCGTTCCGGATGGACCTGCTCGCCGCGGGCGCGCTGCTTGCCGTCGCGCTGCGCCGCGACCGGCGCGCGCTCGAGCCGTACTACGGCGCGGCGATCGCGCTCGCATGCGCGGCGCTCGCGGCGCTCGCGTGGCTGCACCTGTCATATCCGCGCTTTCGCGCGGCGAACACGCCGCTCTCCAACGCGACGCTCTACAGCATCTCGCTCGTGCTCTGCACATCGATCGTCGTGATCGCGCTGCGCGGCCGCGGCCTCGTGCAGCGCGTGCTGACGAATCCGGCGCTCGTCTATATCGGCACCGTCAGCTACACGATCTATCTCGTCCACCTGAGCGTGCTGTATGCGCTCTGGCCGCTGCACCTGAACCGCTATCCGACGGCGGCGCTCGCGTTCGGCATCACGCTCGCGTATGCGACCGCGAGCTGGTACGGCTTCGAGCAGCGCCTGACGCGCGGCGCGCCCCGGCAAGCGCTCGCGGGCGCCGCGCGCGCATCCGCATGA
- the galU gene encoding UTP--glucose-1-phosphate uridylyltransferase GalU has product MLKVTKAVFPVAGLGTRFLPATKASPKEMLPVVDKPLIQYAVEEAINAGLTEMIFVTGRSKRAIEDHFDKSFEIESELEARGKEKLLELVRSIKPSHVDCFYVRQPAALGLGHAVLCAEKLVHGEPFAVILADDLLHGDQPVLKQLVDVFNHYHSSVIGVETIEREESRSYGVVEGREWEEDIIKLSGIIEKPAPEHAPSNLGVVGRYVLMPSIFDHLRKTKPGAGGELQLTDAVQSLLTEEQVLAYRYYGTRFDCGSKLGYLKATVELALQHPEVGRDFEAYLRNCLPALAAVA; this is encoded by the coding sequence ATGTTGAAAGTCACCAAAGCCGTGTTCCCCGTTGCCGGTCTCGGCACACGGTTTTTGCCCGCCACCAAGGCGAGTCCCAAGGAAATGCTGCCGGTCGTCGACAAGCCGCTGATCCAGTATGCGGTCGAAGAGGCGATCAACGCAGGCCTCACCGAGATGATCTTCGTGACGGGGCGCAGCAAGCGCGCGATCGAAGATCACTTCGACAAGTCGTTCGAAATCGAGTCCGAGCTCGAGGCGCGCGGCAAGGAAAAGCTGCTCGAACTCGTGCGCAGCATCAAGCCGAGTCACGTCGATTGCTTCTACGTGCGGCAGCCGGCCGCGCTCGGCCTGGGTCACGCGGTGCTCTGCGCGGAGAAGCTCGTGCACGGCGAGCCGTTCGCGGTGATCCTCGCCGACGACCTGCTGCACGGCGACCAGCCGGTGCTCAAGCAGCTCGTCGACGTCTTCAACCACTATCACAGCTCGGTGATCGGCGTCGAAACGATCGAGCGCGAGGAAAGCCGCTCGTATGGCGTCGTCGAAGGGCGCGAGTGGGAGGAGGACATCATCAAGCTGTCGGGCATCATCGAGAAGCCGGCGCCCGAGCATGCGCCGTCGAATCTCGGCGTCGTCGGGCGCTACGTGCTGATGCCGAGCATCTTCGATCACCTGCGCAAGACGAAGCCGGGCGCGGGCGGCGAACTGCAACTGACGGATGCGGTGCAGTCGCTGCTGACCGAGGAGCAGGTGCTCGCGTACCGCTATTACGGCACCCGCTTCGACTGCGGCAGCAAGCTCGGCTATTTGAAGGCGACTGTCGAGCTCGCGCTCCAGCATCCGGAAGTCGGCCGCGATTTCGAGGCGTATCTGCGCAACTGTCTGCCCGCGCTTGCCGCAGTCGCTTAG
- a CDS encoding HU family DNA-binding protein, with protein MATSAKKVAKKAAAPAKKVAAKKAAPAKKVVAKKAVAKAPAAPTPLKDSFTKASLAAHIAERAEVELKAVKAVLTALENAILGSIHKKGAGEFTLPGLLKISAQAVPAKKKRFGKDPFTGEERWFPAKPASVRVKARALKKLKDAAA; from the coding sequence ATGGCGACTTCCGCAAAAAAGGTGGCTAAGAAGGCTGCCGCACCGGCCAAGAAAGTGGCTGCCAAGAAAGCAGCGCCCGCGAAGAAAGTAGTGGCCAAGAAGGCTGTCGCGAAGGCGCCTGCCGCTCCGACGCCGCTCAAGGACTCGTTCACGAAGGCGTCGCTCGCCGCTCACATCGCCGAGCGTGCCGAGGTCGAACTGAAGGCCGTGAAGGCTGTGCTGACGGCACTCGAGAACGCGATCCTCGGTTCGATCCACAAGAAGGGTGCGGGCGAGTTCACGCTGCCGGGCCTTCTGAAGATCTCGGCGCAAGCCGTGCCGGCGAAGAAGAAGCGCTTCGGCAAGGATCCGTTCACGGGCGAAGAACGTTGGTTCCCGGCGAAGCCGGCCAGCGTGCGCGTGAAGGCTCGTGCGCTGAAGAAGCTGAAGGACGCGGCAGCGTAA